In the Advenella kashmirensis WT001 genome, one interval contains:
- a CDS encoding IclR family transcriptional regulator — MLSQSDKGGADRALYILSVFAKIERPVTVAELITLTGLPQSTLYRQLTLLKKWGFVFESQGQYMPGPGCLPLAWGFSQSSFLLQHARRDMLTLSTQTGESVGILVALDAMAVCLDMVESTNSLRCSFVKGRSLPLIRGASAKSLLAFLPAAKQQVIVQEAVQQNLLTGTQAAQLAADLRQIQQQGFAVSEGEVDDGVWGVSAPLFQHKRIALGSITLMAPTARALPRSQQLIDATVKAAANISTTLKALLV, encoded by the coding sequence ATGCTTTCTCAATCGGACAAAGGCGGCGCCGATCGCGCGCTTTATATTCTGTCGGTTTTCGCCAAAATCGAACGACCCGTCACCGTGGCTGAGTTGATCACGTTAACCGGTTTGCCACAGAGCACGCTTTACCGGCAACTGACGCTACTGAAAAAGTGGGGGTTTGTTTTCGAATCACAGGGGCAATATATGCCCGGCCCGGGTTGTCTGCCTCTGGCATGGGGATTCAGCCAATCGTCTTTTCTTTTGCAACATGCACGCAGGGATATGCTGACCCTGTCTACCCAGACCGGTGAATCGGTCGGCATACTGGTTGCGCTGGACGCAATGGCGGTGTGCCTGGATATGGTCGAAAGCACAAATTCCCTGCGCTGTTCGTTCGTCAAGGGGCGCTCGCTGCCCTTGATCCGCGGAGCGTCCGCCAAATCCCTGCTGGCGTTTCTGCCTGCAGCCAAACAGCAGGTGATTGTGCAGGAAGCCGTACAGCAGAATTTGCTGACTGGCACGCAGGCGGCGCAATTGGCGGCAGATTTGCGCCAGATTCAGCAGCAAGGTTTTGCAGTATCCGAAGGCGAAGTAGACGATGGAGTCTGGGGTGTCAGTGCGCCGCTTTTTCAGCACAAACGGATCGCACTTGGATCCATTACGCTGATGGCACCCACTGCCCGGGCTCTGCCAAGAAGTCAGCAACTGATTGATGCAACCGTGAAGGCTGCAGCCAATATTTCAACCACGCTTAAAGCGCTCCTGGTTTAA
- the grxC gene encoding glutaredoxin 3: MKKVTMYYKQTCPYCVRAEKLLRERGVSDLEKISIDTNREQRAAMIERSGGRTTVPQIFIDQAHIGGCDDLIALDREGKLVTMLGA, from the coding sequence ATGAAAAAAGTGACCATGTATTACAAGCAGACCTGCCCCTACTGCGTACGCGCAGAAAAATTATTGCGTGAGCGCGGGGTGAGCGATCTGGAGAAAATCAGTATTGACACAAACCGGGAGCAGCGGGCTGCTATGATTGAACGATCCGGCGGGCGCACAACCGTGCCGCAAATCTTCATCGATCAGGCGCATATCGGCGGCTGTGACGATCTGATAGCCCTTGACCGTGAGGGAAAACTGGTTACCATGCTGGGTGCATGA
- a CDS encoding transporter substrate-binding domain-containing protein, with protein sequence MKTFFLTGLLALGLAAPALSVAADAPLRVVTDATFPPMEFFQDGKPTGFDIELIHALGKEMNRPIELTNIDFKGLIPAIVSGRADAAISGIYITPERKNVVDFTDSYYAGGLVVLTKKDNNIKNIKDLDGKKVSVQVGTKSVNYLTEHFPDIKRVEVEKNEEMFNLVKIGRADAAVTGRPAAKLYAQHNPDFIVLDEQITTEEYGIAVSKSQSQVRDALNAALKKIRDNGTYQKIVDKWFEAKS encoded by the coding sequence ATGAAAACATTTTTTCTTACCGGTCTGCTGGCTCTTGGCCTGGCAGCCCCCGCCCTCTCTGTCGCTGCCGACGCGCCGTTGCGCGTGGTCACAGACGCCACCTTTCCACCCATGGAGTTTTTTCAGGACGGCAAGCCTACCGGTTTTGATATCGAGCTGATTCATGCGCTGGGCAAGGAAATGAACCGCCCGATAGAATTGACCAACATTGACTTCAAGGGCCTGATTCCTGCCATTGTGTCCGGTCGCGCCGATGCGGCCATTTCGGGCATCTACATTACGCCCGAACGTAAAAATGTGGTGGACTTTACCGATTCGTACTACGCGGGTGGCCTCGTCGTCCTGACCAAGAAAGACAACAACATCAAAAACATCAAAGATCTGGATGGCAAGAAAGTCTCGGTTCAGGTCGGAACCAAATCGGTCAACTATCTGACCGAGCATTTCCCCGACATCAAGCGCGTGGAAGTGGAAAAGAATGAGGAAATGTTCAACCTGGTCAAGATCGGTCGTGCTGATGCGGCAGTGACAGGCAGACCGGCGGCCAAACTCTACGCCCAGCACAATCCGGACTTCATCGTTCTGGACGAACAGATTACTACCGAAGAATACGGCATTGCCGTGAGCAAATCACAATCGCAAGTGCGTGATGCGCTGAACGCAGCGCTAAAGAAAATCCGTGACAACGGCACCTATCAGAAGATCGTAGACAAGTGGTTTGAGGCCAAATCATGA
- a CDS encoding tRNA (cytidine(34)-2'-O)-methyltransferase, with the protein MLHIALFEPKIAPNTGNIIRLIANNGCWLHLIEPMGFRIDDAKMRRAGLDYHDLAKVTIHPDYAAFVASISGQRIFAITTKGTRAYTDVVYQDGDVLLFGAETTGLAPEVMATFADSERLRIPMLPNNRSLNLSNAVAIVSYEAWRQLGFASGS; encoded by the coding sequence ATGCTTCATATTGCCCTGTTCGAACCTAAAATTGCGCCCAATACCGGCAATATTATTCGCCTGATTGCCAATAACGGTTGCTGGCTGCATTTGATTGAGCCCATGGGATTTCGCATTGATGATGCAAAAATGCGCCGCGCCGGGCTGGACTATCACGATCTGGCCAAGGTAACGATTCACCCCGACTACGCCGCGTTTGTGGCCAGCATATCTGGCCAGCGGATTTTTGCCATTACTACCAAAGGCACGCGCGCCTATACCGATGTGGTGTACCAGGATGGGGATGTGCTGCTTTTTGGCGCAGAAACCACGGGGCTGGCTCCCGAGGTCATGGCCACCTTTGCCGACAGTGAGCGCCTGAGAATCCCGATGTTGCCCAATAATCGGAGCCTGAATCTGTCCAATGCCGTGGCTATTGTCAGTTATGAAGCATGGCGACAACTGGGGTTTGCGTCGGGCAGCTAG
- the hutG gene encoding formimidoylglutamase: MNFTYHNDKSNIFLGRRVDSSERGDTCRLHQIAQPLGDPLPDSLNGQAVVLGFCCDEGVNRNHGRMGARQAPDHVRRALAGLPAHKLQRLYDAGDIGCDDNNLELAQSRLANRIGTLLNTSSRLAVIGGGHEIAYGSYLGLDQHLQATAQPGTVLVLNLDAHFDLRTSRPGSSGTPFDQVLEHATQHGRSVRYCCLGVSLLSNTPALFERARELGVTYLEDTQMQESQLPQIRQFVAAQLQEVSHLYLTIDMDVLPAWQAPGVSAPAAYGVSLSVIEAILGMAQESGKLRLLDIAEVNPEYDHDGLTAKTAARLIWRYLQPA; encoded by the coding sequence TTGAATTTCACTTATCATAATGACAAAAGCAATATTTTCCTGGGTCGCAGAGTTGACTCGTCCGAACGAGGCGACACCTGCCGGCTTCACCAGATTGCCCAGCCATTGGGCGATCCCCTTCCTGACTCCCTGAACGGGCAAGCCGTTGTTCTGGGGTTTTGCTGCGACGAAGGCGTCAATCGCAACCATGGGCGCATGGGCGCACGCCAGGCGCCGGATCATGTGCGTCGGGCGCTTGCGGGCCTGCCTGCCCATAAACTGCAACGTCTTTACGATGCAGGCGATATTGGCTGCGACGATAATAATCTGGAACTGGCGCAAAGCCGGCTGGCAAACAGGATCGGCACGCTGTTGAACACATCCTCACGCCTGGCCGTCATCGGCGGAGGCCATGAAATTGCCTATGGCAGTTACCTGGGGCTGGATCAGCATTTGCAGGCAACGGCGCAGCCAGGGACCGTGCTGGTGCTTAATCTGGATGCGCATTTTGATTTACGCACCAGCCGGCCCGGCAGCTCGGGCACCCCGTTCGATCAGGTATTGGAACATGCAACGCAACACGGCCGGTCTGTTCGTTATTGCTGCCTGGGCGTCTCGCTTCTGTCCAATACGCCGGCTCTGTTCGAGCGGGCCCGCGAGCTGGGTGTGACCTATCTGGAAGACACCCAGATGCAGGAAAGCCAGTTGCCCCAGATACGGCAATTTGTGGCGGCGCAATTGCAAGAGGTATCTCATCTTTATCTGACCATTGATATGGACGTGCTGCCCGCCTGGCAGGCGCCCGGCGTATCGGCGCCAGCCGCTTACGGCGTGAGTCTGTCGGTCATCGAAGCGATTCTGGGCATGGCCCAGGAATCGGGCAAACTGCGACTGCTGGATATCGCAGAGGTCAACCCTGAGTATGACCATGACGGGCTTACCGCAAAAACCGCTGCACGGCTGATCTGGCGTTATCTGCAACCTGCATGA
- a CDS encoding methyltransferase domain-containing protein encodes MSQLIHSASRLPINMTHVRQQFARRGTLEDARFFYDEIATRMIDRLGYIKVAPERVVDAGCGPGNSLYLLAARYPQASIIGVDHCTSFIEHCRNQYVPKGLKSIMQKLKGRQGFSFELADMAAMPMAAESVDMVWSNLALHWHQQPHDVIREWRRVLSNSGLAMFSCLGPGTLREVRNAVAAAGIHTQTMQFVDMHDFGDILLENGFMDPVMDQEVITLTYRTVDALLKDVRGLGGNPSEARGDGLKGRAWYRRLREALEAGRGEDGLLRLSLEVAYGHAWCRPVRQNAAGETWCRSAPSSGRYVKSVRAR; translated from the coding sequence ATGTCCCAGCTAATCCATTCGGCTTCCCGGCTACCCATCAACATGACACATGTTCGTCAGCAGTTTGCCCGCCGTGGCACGCTGGAAGACGCGCGCTTTTTCTATGATGAAATCGCTACGCGCATGATAGACCGCCTGGGCTATATCAAAGTGGCGCCCGAGCGGGTTGTTGATGCCGGTTGCGGGCCCGGCAATTCGCTTTACCTGCTGGCGGCGCGCTATCCGCAGGCATCCATTATCGGTGTGGACCACTGCACGTCCTTTATTGAGCATTGCCGGAACCAGTACGTGCCCAAAGGCCTCAAATCCATCATGCAAAAACTCAAGGGGCGGCAAGGTTTTTCCTTCGAGCTTGCTGATATGGCAGCCATGCCCATGGCTGCTGAGTCGGTCGATATGGTGTGGTCCAATCTGGCGCTGCATTGGCATCAGCAACCGCATGACGTCATTCGTGAGTGGCGCCGGGTCCTGAGCAATAGCGGTCTGGCCATGTTTTCCTGTCTTGGCCCTGGTACTTTGCGCGAAGTGCGTAATGCAGTCGCGGCGGCGGGTATCCATACTCAGACCATGCAATTTGTCGATATGCATGATTTCGGCGATATCCTGCTGGAAAATGGTTTTATGGATCCGGTCATGGATCAGGAAGTGATCACACTGACTTATCGCACAGTGGATGCCTTGCTCAAGGATGTACGCGGACTGGGTGGTAATCCCAGCGAAGCGCGCGGCGACGGGCTCAAGGGGCGGGCGTGGTACCGGCGCCTGCGCGAGGCCCTGGAAGCGGGTCGCGGAGAAGATGGTTTATTGCGTTTGTCATTAGAGGTGGCGTATGGGCACGCCTGGTGCAGGCCGGTCAGGCAAAATGCGGCCGGCGAAACCTGGTGCCGGTCAGCGCCATCAAGCGGGCGGTACGTTAAGAGTGTGCGTGCGCGGTAG
- a CDS encoding amino acid ABC transporter permease codes for MNLDFSPVLAGWEPLLRGTLVTIEVTAGALLLSCIVGLLIGIGRLNPERKFIYMLCSTYLTIFRGTPLLVQLFIWFFGLPQFGILLPAYLCGVLGLGMYSASYVSEVVRGSIQSVDKGQGEAARSLGMSARQAMRKIILPQALVRMIPPLGNEFIALIKNSALVSLLTIHDVMHEGQKIISVSYRSLETYLVIALIYLVLTATAMFILRKVENSLKAGGMVQ; via the coding sequence ATGAATCTGGATTTCTCTCCTGTCCTGGCCGGCTGGGAACCGCTGCTGCGCGGAACCCTGGTGACCATCGAGGTCACTGCCGGCGCATTGCTGCTTTCGTGCATCGTCGGTCTGCTCATCGGTATCGGGCGTCTGAATCCCGAGCGCAAATTTATCTATATGCTGTGCAGCACATACCTGACGATTTTCCGCGGCACACCCCTGCTGGTGCAGCTGTTTATCTGGTTCTTCGGACTGCCGCAATTTGGCATTCTGTTGCCGGCCTACCTGTGCGGCGTACTGGGGCTGGGCATGTATTCGGCCTCGTATGTTTCCGAAGTAGTGCGCGGTTCCATTCAATCGGTGGACAAGGGACAGGGCGAAGCGGCCCGGTCACTGGGCATGTCCGCGCGTCAGGCCATGCGCAAAATCATTCTGCCCCAGGCGCTGGTACGCATGATCCCGCCCCTGGGCAACGAGTTTATCGCGCTGATCAAAAACTCCGCCCTGGTGTCTTTGCTGACGATTCACGATGTGATGCATGAAGGCCAGAAAATTATCAGCGTGTCATATCGTTCGCTTGAAACGTATCTGGTCATTGCCCTCATTTATCTGGTGCTGACCGCCACCGCCATGTTCATATTGCGCAAAGTAGAAAACTCACTCAAAGCCGGAGGAATGGTTCAATGA
- a CDS encoding ComF family protein, which yields MAQPQLVASAPGALATCSIPCGIIRGAAPAAHWLCQRRAQCPDCADQTPLLEKTIAAFDYVCPADSLILRYKNARQFQLAAAFAALAVEAIQRADPRGGCPPWPALTPLIPIPGSHRSLRRRGFNPAGEFACRLGRLLNMPVLHSLLFREPDHLKQSTLNRRQRRANTAHLYYCARNIQLQYAVLVDDVLTTGSTLNTAASALIAAGAERVFAVVIARTPCVARDESEGVGLPDTLSNPD from the coding sequence ATGGCCCAGCCCCAATTGGTCGCCTCTGCTCCGGGTGCACTCGCGACGTGCAGCATTCCATGCGGCATCATCCGTGGCGCTGCCCCCGCTGCGCACTGGCTCTGCCAGCGCCGGGCCCAGTGCCCGGACTGCGCCGACCAGACGCCATTGCTGGAAAAAACCATCGCCGCCTTTGACTATGTTTGCCCCGCGGACAGCCTGATCCTGCGCTATAAAAACGCCCGTCAGTTTCAGCTGGCCGCCGCTTTTGCTGCGCTGGCTGTTGAGGCCATACAACGGGCAGACCCGCGCGGCGGCTGCCCACCGTGGCCGGCCTTAACGCCGCTGATTCCAATTCCCGGCAGCCACCGCTCGTTGCGAAGACGTGGCTTTAATCCGGCGGGCGAGTTCGCCTGCAGACTTGGCCGGCTACTGAACATGCCGGTGCTGCATTCACTGCTCTTTAGGGAGCCCGACCATCTGAAGCAAAGCACGCTGAACCGCCGACAGCGGCGCGCCAACACCGCACATCTATATTATTGCGCTCGCAATATCCAGTTGCAGTACGCGGTGCTGGTGGACGATGTGCTGACCACGGGCAGCACACTCAATACCGCCGCCAGCGCGCTCATCGCAGCTGGCGCAGAACGGGTCTTTGCCGTAGTCATCGCCAGAACACCCTGCGTCGCCCGCGACGAGTCCGAAGGTGTCGGTTTGCCGGATACCCTGTCGAACCCGGACTGA
- a CDS encoding amino acid ABC transporter ATP-binding protein, whose protein sequence is MTPSMIHLDRVEKFYGDHQVLKGVSLDIARSSVVVLIGPSGSGKSTLLRCCNGLETAQKGNITINGQALLKDGKLIAEKDLNALRMNVGMVFQSFNLFPHLSVLDNVTIAPRTLKNTTDADAKKLALSLLEKVGLKEKAHAMPASLSGGQKQRVAIARALAMEPEVMLFDEPTSALDPELVGEVLQVMKMLASEGMTMLVVTHEMGFARDVADKVVVMDHGVILEEDIPSVIFTQPAHERTRSFLQAVLNA, encoded by the coding sequence ATGACGCCATCCATGATTCATCTTGATCGCGTTGAAAAATTCTACGGCGATCATCAAGTGCTCAAGGGCGTCAGCCTGGACATTGCCCGATCCTCTGTCGTGGTCCTGATTGGCCCCAGCGGCTCCGGGAAAAGCACTCTGTTGCGCTGCTGCAATGGCCTGGAGACAGCGCAAAAAGGCAATATCACAATCAACGGACAAGCGTTGCTGAAGGACGGCAAACTGATTGCCGAAAAAGACCTGAATGCATTGCGCATGAACGTTGGCATGGTGTTCCAGTCGTTTAATCTGTTTCCCCATCTATCTGTTTTGGACAATGTCACGATTGCGCCCAGGACACTGAAAAACACCACCGATGCCGATGCAAAAAAACTCGCATTGTCATTACTGGAAAAAGTGGGCTTAAAGGAAAAAGCCCACGCAATGCCGGCCAGCCTGTCTGGCGGCCAGAAGCAGCGCGTGGCGATCGCCCGGGCGCTGGCCATGGAACCGGAGGTCATGCTGTTTGACGAACCCACTTCGGCGCTGGATCCCGAACTGGTGGGCGAAGTGCTGCAGGTCATGAAAATGCTGGCCAGCGAGGGCATGACCATGCTGGTCGTTACCCACGAGATGGGTTTTGCCCGCGATGTAGCCGACAAGGTGGTGGTCATGGATCACGGCGTGATCCTTGAAGAAGATATCCCCTCTGTCATATTTACACAGCCGGCGCATGAACGCACTCGTTCATTTTTGCAGGCAGTCCTGAACGCTTGA